One part of the Nocardioides zeae genome encodes these proteins:
- a CDS encoding fibronectin type III domain-containing protein, whose translation MLVDLPPRWRAPSPVRRVVTLAVGLLLLASALAAVTLTTTSAPADAAVGGTRVVVYMPFDGGGRTGIVAPKDHTPRLLGGFSWDIHKGPGAAVKPNMRSFDGDVTLKVSRVANNNNGAGTMVTLDVMVNGGFVSQIRYGHLRDVQVSTSTPAFPPGTTIGYLATGTAPNSACADGTSDGWPYSSSWRVCTTSGIHTHTDFQKACWVKYDNYAVIGADAPIAMLSTALPTANNAACDSTEVAYAGVDRADEGDFVRYAGSIYRIVGGAPTYVSSWAAVGGQKPEHVYTAAHWATLKTAIPDNTYLRGYGSKRLFRVAGGAPVYMPDITAPAGVVDVDDKVVDAIGTDARYDVLRQIPAEGTMLRAAYSGRMFVVAGGAPLRVDDVAAFGSPRVVWVGEETVDKAGQTGAGGAFTHLRSRPPEGTYLKGRTSNDVFVVAGGSPQWIDSWDGFGARPTTSWVDDAAIDRAGTGGDWDRLAAYPAEGTLLRVPAGSGGSASERFYRVAGRAPIAATSVAAIGGEVPPAVSVAATAVDGAVDTPDVAVDRRHAHLRATPLDGTFVSAVLSSGARATVHVFAGGAAFTVDSWDPYGGTQPVVRVDAAALRNAGSTAAPWGGHVRRTATDGTLVRSTVTDPVSGAVTPVTARAAGGALIPLADCAAVATGDACGSPTTLTPATYDKQRTATPRPADGTVIRFVPSGETVVIAGTTCTPARTEAERARAVALGDEDLRCDATVPSAPTGASAVRGDRSATVTWVGAADDGGSPVTGYVVRGTAVDQPPVSVSVPADATTATLTGLRNGAGYSFRVVAVNAVGESEASTPTAVVTPAGVPATIAQPYAKATVNDMYLAWYPPDPNGEPISHYVVRRNGETFTVPADRTRIDFTDLPRGTYDFTVTAVNVIGESVASPTRRVTITVAAPAAPAPPKVTVSGRNVTVSWRPPPSDNGARVLQYTVQHNSTFTTVPASQGTLTFRNLPARNHYFVVYATNVAGQSPPSQPPVKITLK comes from the coding sequence GTGCTGGTCGACCTCCCCCCTCGATGGCGCGCGCCCTCCCCCGTGCGGCGCGTCGTCACCCTCGCCGTCGGCCTGCTGCTGCTCGCCAGCGCGCTCGCTGCCGTCACGCTCACGACGACCTCCGCCCCGGCGGACGCGGCCGTCGGCGGGACCCGCGTCGTGGTCTACATGCCGTTCGACGGCGGTGGCCGGACCGGCATCGTCGCGCCCAAGGACCACACGCCCCGCCTGCTCGGCGGGTTCTCCTGGGACATCCACAAGGGCCCCGGCGCCGCCGTGAAGCCCAACATGCGCTCCTTCGACGGCGACGTGACCCTCAAGGTCTCCAGGGTCGCGAACAACAACAACGGCGCCGGCACGATGGTGACCCTCGACGTCATGGTCAACGGCGGCTTCGTCTCCCAGATCCGCTACGGCCACCTGCGCGACGTGCAGGTCTCGACCAGCACCCCGGCGTTCCCGCCCGGCACCACGATCGGCTACCTCGCGACCGGCACGGCCCCCAACAGCGCCTGCGCCGACGGCACCTCCGACGGCTGGCCCTACTCCTCGTCCTGGCGCGTCTGCACCACCAGCGGCATCCACACCCACACGGACTTCCAGAAGGCCTGCTGGGTCAAGTACGACAACTACGCGGTCATCGGCGCCGACGCCCCCATCGCGATGCTCTCCACCGCGCTCCCCACCGCCAACAACGCCGCCTGCGACAGCACCGAGGTCGCCTACGCCGGGGTCGACCGCGCCGACGAGGGCGACTTCGTGCGCTACGCGGGCAGCATCTACCGCATCGTGGGCGGAGCGCCGACGTACGTCAGCAGCTGGGCCGCCGTCGGCGGCCAGAAGCCCGAGCACGTCTACACCGCCGCCCACTGGGCGACCCTCAAGACCGCGATCCCCGACAACACCTACCTGCGGGGCTACGGCTCGAAGCGCCTCTTCCGGGTGGCCGGCGGCGCGCCCGTCTACATGCCCGACATCACCGCGCCCGCGGGGGTCGTCGACGTCGACGACAAGGTCGTCGACGCGATCGGCACCGACGCGCGCTACGACGTGCTCCGCCAGATCCCCGCCGAGGGCACGATGCTGCGCGCCGCCTACTCGGGGCGCATGTTCGTCGTCGCCGGCGGCGCACCGCTCCGGGTCGACGACGTCGCCGCGTTCGGCAGCCCCCGCGTCGTCTGGGTCGGCGAGGAGACCGTCGACAAGGCCGGCCAGACCGGCGCCGGCGGGGCCTTCACCCACCTCCGCTCGCGGCCCCCCGAGGGCACCTACCTCAAGGGCCGCACCAGCAACGACGTCTTCGTCGTCGCCGGTGGCTCCCCGCAGTGGATCGACTCCTGGGACGGCTTCGGGGCCCGCCCGACCACCAGCTGGGTCGACGACGCGGCCATCGACCGCGCCGGCACCGGGGGCGACTGGGACCGGCTTGCGGCGTACCCCGCCGAGGGCACCCTGCTCCGCGTCCCCGCCGGCAGCGGCGGGAGCGCGAGCGAGCGGTTCTACCGCGTCGCGGGCCGCGCGCCGATCGCCGCCACCTCCGTCGCCGCCATCGGTGGCGAGGTCCCGCCCGCGGTCAGCGTCGCTGCGACCGCCGTCGACGGTGCCGTCGACACCCCCGACGTGGCCGTCGACCGCCGCCACGCCCACCTCCGTGCCACCCCGCTCGACGGCACCTTCGTCAGCGCGGTCCTCAGCAGCGGCGCGCGGGCGACCGTGCACGTCTTCGCCGGTGGCGCCGCCTTCACCGTCGATTCGTGGGACCCCTACGGCGGCACCCAGCCCGTCGTCCGCGTCGACGCCGCCGCGCTCCGCAACGCCGGCTCGACCGCGGCGCCGTGGGGCGGCCACGTGCGCCGTACCGCCACCGACGGCACCCTCGTGCGCTCCACCGTCACCGACCCCGTCAGCGGGGCCGTCACCCCCGTGACCGCCCGGGCCGCCGGCGGCGCGCTCATCCCCCTCGCCGACTGCGCGGCGGTCGCCACCGGCGACGCGTGCGGCTCGCCGACGACGCTGACACCCGCGACGTACGACAAGCAGCGCACCGCCACCCCGCGCCCCGCCGACGGCACCGTCATCCGCTTCGTGCCCTCCGGCGAGACCGTCGTCATCGCCGGCACCACCTGCACCCCCGCCCGCACCGAGGCCGAGCGCGCCCGCGCCGTCGCCCTCGGCGACGAGGACCTCCGCTGCGACGCGACCGTGCCCAGCGCGCCCACCGGCGCGAGCGCCGTGCGCGGCGACCGGTCGGCGACCGTCACCTGGGTCGGCGCGGCGGACGACGGGGGCAGCCCGGTGACGGGGTACGTCGTGCGCGGCACCGCCGTCGACCAGCCGCCCGTGAGCGTCAGCGTGCCCGCGGACGCGACCACCGCGACCCTCACCGGGCTGCGCAACGGCGCCGGCTACAGCTTCCGCGTCGTGGCCGTCAACGCCGTCGGCGAGTCCGAGGCCTCCACGCCCACCGCCGTCGTCACGCCCGCCGGGGTGCCCGCGACCATCGCGCAGCCCTACGCGAAGGCGACGGTGAACGACATGTACCTCGCCTGGTATCCGCCCGACCCCAACGGCGAGCCGATCAGCCACTACGTCGTGCGCCGCAACGGCGAGACCTTCACCGTGCCCGCCGACCGCACCCGCATCGACTTCACCGACCTGCCGCGCGGCACCTACGACTTCACCGTCACCGCCGTCAACGTGATCGGCGAGTCCGTCGCGAGCCCGACGCGACGGGTCACCATCACCGTCGCCGCCCCGGCCGCCCCCGCGCCCCCGAAGGTGACCGTGAGCGGCCGCAACGTCACCGTCTCCTGGCGCCCGCCGCCGTCGGACAACGGGGCGCGCGTGCTGCAGTACACCGTCCAGCACAACAGCACCTTCACCACCGTGCCGGCCAGCCAGGGCACGCTGACGTTCCGCAACCTGCCGGCGCGCAACCACTACTTCGTCGTCTACGCGACGAACGTCGCGGGGCAGAGCCCGCCGAGCCAGCCGCCGGTGAAGATCACGCTGAAGTGA
- a CDS encoding CpaF family protein — MSIADAPARSDGAASSSARPAPVAPVAPAAPAAVVDALDSMVREAVRGQGIDPQRDTAAVRRLAEAAVREHDERSLTGAVQRLADPSAVVAEVVARIAGFGPLQPLLDDPTIEEVWINDPSRIWVARNGRHELTNLMLTPAQVAELVERMLKSSGRRLDVSSPFVDAMLPDGHRLHVVLEGISRGFTAVNIRKFVLRAARLDDLVELRSLTPQAAAFLTAAVRAGLNVLVAGGTQSGKTTMLNCLAAAIPGGDRVISAEEVFELRFPHPDWVALQTRQAGLEGTGEVPLRALVKEALRMRPSRVVVGEVRAEECLDLLLALNSGLPGMCTLHANSAREALVKMCTLPLLAGENISSRFVVPTVASSVDLVVHLGIDAGGVRRVNEIVGVPGRVENDVIEVEPLFVRSAGELRRANGHAPRLAAFERAGIDVHRILAA, encoded by the coding sequence ATGTCGATCGCCGACGCTCCGGCGCGCTCTGACGGCGCTGCCAGCTCTTCTGCGCGTCCTGCGCCGGTGGCGCCGGTGGCGCCGGCGGCTCCTGCGGCTGTCGTGGATGCGCTGGACTCGATGGTGCGCGAGGCCGTCCGCGGCCAGGGCATCGACCCGCAGCGCGACACCGCGGCGGTGCGCCGTCTGGCGGAGGCCGCGGTGCGCGAGCACGACGAGCGGAGCCTGACCGGTGCGGTGCAGCGGTTGGCGGACCCGTCGGCGGTCGTGGCCGAGGTGGTGGCGCGGATCGCGGGGTTCGGTCCGCTGCAGCCGCTGCTCGACGACCCGACGATCGAGGAGGTCTGGATCAACGACCCGTCCCGCATCTGGGTCGCTCGCAACGGCCGCCACGAGCTGACGAACCTCATGCTGACGCCCGCGCAGGTGGCCGAGCTCGTCGAGCGCATGCTCAAGAGCAGCGGTCGGCGGCTCGACGTCTCGAGCCCGTTCGTCGACGCCATGCTGCCCGACGGGCACCGGCTGCACGTGGTGCTCGAGGGCATCAGCCGCGGCTTCACCGCGGTGAACATCCGCAAGTTCGTGCTCCGGGCGGCGCGGCTGGATGACCTGGTCGAGCTGCGGTCGCTGACCCCGCAGGCCGCGGCGTTCCTGACGGCGGCGGTGCGGGCGGGTCTGAACGTCCTGGTGGCTGGAGGAACGCAGTCGGGCAAGACCACGATGCTCAACTGCCTCGCGGCCGCGATCCCCGGGGGCGACCGGGTGATCAGTGCGGAGGAAGTCTTCGAATTGCGGTTCCCGCACCCCGACTGGGTCGCCCTCCAGACCCGCCAGGCGGGACTCGAGGGCACGGGCGAGGTGCCGCTGCGCGCGCTGGTGAAGGAGGCGCTGCGGATGCGGCCCTCCCGGGTCGTCGTCGGCGAGGTGCGCGCCGAGGAGTGCCTCGACCTGCTCCTCGCCCTCAACTCGGGACTCCCCGGCATGTGCACGCTCCACGCCAACAGCGCACGCGAGGCCCTGGTCAAGATGTGCACGCTCCCGTTGCTCGCCGGCGAGAACATCTCCTCGCGCTTCGTCGTGCCCACCGTGGCCAGCTCGGTCGACCTCGTCGTCCACCTCGGCATCGACGCCGGCGGCGTACGCCGCGTGAACGAGATCGTCGGCGTGCCCGGCCGGGTGGAGAACGACGTCATCGAGGTCGAGCCCCTCTTCGTGCGGTCCGCCGGCGAGCTGCGACGCGCCAACGGTCATGCGCCGCGCCTCGCGGCCTTCGAGCGCGCCGGCATCGACGTGCACCGGATCCTGGCGGCCTGA
- a CDS encoding type II secretion system F family protein, translating to MGAVVGLGVGIGLLLVWSAFVVPRRPRSAPRTPGPLTTRLLAAGLGHVSASSLLVLCGVLGVAVAFLLQVLTRTAPVAVVMGLLAAYLPVALVGARARRRRAEFADVWPDAVDNLASAVRAGLSLPDALVALGERGPEPLRPAFAAFALDYQVTGRFSDCLDRLKERLADPVGDRVVEGLRVAREVGGGDLGRLLRNLSGYLRDDARLRSELAARQAWTVNGARLAVAAPWLVLLMMAFQGEVIRRYATPTGTVVLVVGALVCVASYRLMTWIGRLPVERRILQ from the coding sequence GTGGGGGCGGTCGTCGGGCTCGGGGTGGGCATCGGCCTGCTCCTCGTCTGGTCCGCGTTCGTCGTGCCGCGCCGACCGCGCTCGGCTCCGCGCACACCCGGGCCCCTGACCACGCGCCTGCTCGCGGCGGGACTCGGCCACGTGTCCGCGTCGTCGCTGCTGGTCCTCTGCGGGGTCCTCGGCGTCGCGGTGGCGTTCCTCCTCCAGGTGCTGACCCGCACGGCGCCGGTCGCGGTCGTGATGGGGTTGCTCGCGGCGTACCTGCCCGTGGCGCTCGTCGGTGCCCGCGCCCGTCGGCGACGGGCGGAGTTCGCGGACGTCTGGCCCGACGCGGTCGACAACCTCGCCTCGGCCGTGCGCGCCGGGCTGTCGCTGCCCGACGCCCTCGTCGCCCTCGGTGAGCGGGGGCCGGAGCCGCTGCGGCCGGCGTTCGCCGCCTTCGCGCTCGACTACCAGGTGACGGGCCGCTTCTCCGACTGCCTCGACCGGTTGAAGGAACGGCTGGCGGACCCCGTCGGCGACCGCGTCGTCGAGGGGCTGCGCGTCGCGCGCGAGGTAGGCGGGGGTGACCTCGGGCGGCTCCTCCGCAACCTGTCGGGCTACCTGCGCGACGACGCACGACTCCGCTCCGAGCTGGCGGCCCGTCAGGCGTGGACGGTCAACGGGGCACGCCTCGCGGTCGCCGCGCCGTGGCTGGTGCTGCTGATGATGGCGTTCCAGGGCGAGGTGATCCGGCGCTACGCGACACCGACCGGCACCGTCGTCCTCGTCGTGGGCGCGCTGGTGTGCGTGGCGTCCTACCGCTTGATGACCTGGATCGGTCGTCTCCCCGTCGAGCGGCGGATCCTCCAGTGA